A region from the Mesorhizobium sp. J8 genome encodes:
- the minE gene encoding cell division topological specificity factor MinE, with translation MSILDLFKRRTSAPVARERLQLLLAYERQSRGQPDLVSILREEIMAVIAKHVQIDQDYLQVSMDRGATMSTLEIDIQIPNKSAVPLAMAG, from the coding sequence ATGAGCATCCTCGACCTCTTCAAGCGGCGCACCAGCGCGCCCGTGGCGCGCGAGCGGCTGCAGCTGCTGCTCGCCTATGAGCGCCAGAGCCGCGGCCAGCCGGATCTCGTCTCCATCCTGCGCGAGGAGATCATGGCGGTCATTGCCAAGCATGTGCAGATCGACCAGGACTATCTCCAGGTCTCGATGGACCGGGGTGCTACCATGTCGACGCTGGAGATCGACATCCAGATCCCCAACAAGAGCGCCGTGCCGCTCGCCATGGCGGGGTGA